One region of Syntrophobacter fumaroxidans MPOB genomic DNA includes:
- the rbfA gene encoding 30S ribosome-binding factor RbfA yields the protein MEYKRADRVADLLRREMADLLLRRIKDPRVSKVTITAIEVTDDLQNAKVFFCLMGAATEEEKRSAALGLNRGKGFMRLELGKRLHLRYLPQLSFHYDSSFEYGDKIERLLKELHKNE from the coding sequence ATGGAATACAAACGGGCTGACCGGGTTGCAGACTTGCTGCGCAGGGAGATGGCGGATCTGCTCCTGCGCAGGATCAAGGATCCGAGGGTCTCAAAGGTCACCATCACCGCGATTGAAGTGACCGACGACCTGCAGAATGCCAAAGTATTCTTTTGCCTCATGGGCGCGGCAACCGAAGAGGAAAAGCGTTCGGCGGCCCTCGGGCTGAACAGGGGCAAGGGTTTCATGCGCCTGGAACTCGGGAAGAGGTTGCATCTGAGATATCTTCCGCAACTCTCCTTCCACTACGACAGCTCCTTCGAGTACGGGGACAAGATCGAACGCCTGTTGAAAGAATTGCATAAGAATGAATGA